Genomic DNA from Spirochaeta cellobiosiphila DSM 17781:
TCTTCTTAATGAATACACTCAGGGCTCCTATTCTGTTATGACTGATGAAGAACTAGAACAATGGCTAAATCAAGAAGGAATGGATACCAGCCTTCGTCCTGTCAAATTTTATAAGGGCGGTGAACAGGAAGCTCTTAGAAGACTGGACCGCTTCCTTCAGTATAAGCTCGATAAATATGGGGAAGAGAGAAATCATCCAGAATGGGAAGGCCAAAGTGATTTAGCGCCTTATCTCCACTTTGGTCAGATAAGTCCTTACTATATTGTGAGCTGCCTTCCTCAACCTTACTCACAAGGAGCAGAAGATTTTTTTGAGGAATTGGTAGTTCGACGAGAACTGGCCATTAACTTTGTCTATTACACAGAAGCCTATGATAAATATGATTGTTTACCAGACTGGGCCCAAAAGACCCTTGAAAAGCACAAAGGAGATCCCAGACCCACTTTGTATACCCTTGAAGAATTAGATAAAGGCTCAACACACGATGTTTACTGGAATGCGGCTCAAAATGAGATGGTCATCACAGGTAAGATGCATGGCTATATGAGAATGTACTGGGGTAAAAAAGTACTAGAATGGGCGCCCACGCCAGAAGAAGCTTTTGAATGGCTCATCTATTTGAATAACAGATATAGTCTGGATGGTCGGGATCCCAATACCTATGCTGGTATAGGATGGTGTTTTGGCAACCATGACCGTCCCTGGACGGAAAGATCAGTCTTTGGCACCATTAGATA
This window encodes:
- a CDS encoding deoxyribodipyrimidine photo-lyase, yielding MNQHVLYWMQASPRTKDNQALIQAIDMANQNKVSVKVLFVLTPFPEGNLRHYQFMLEGLRDVSKSLQSMGIGFEILKGDPIHIILEESRKALYLIMDKGYLRIQRHWRQQIYGQLKIPYCEIEDNVLYPVEEISNKREWSAYTLRRKIQKTTIPQRSMDIPCLLNEYTQGSYSVMTDEELEQWLNQEGMDTSLRPVKFYKGGEQEALRRLDRFLQYKLDKYGEERNHPEWEGQSDLAPYLHFGQISPYYIVSCLPQPYSQGAEDFFEELVVRRELAINFVYYTEAYDKYDCLPDWAQKTLEKHKGDPRPTLYTLEELDKGSTHDVYWNAAQNEMVITGKMHGYMRMYWGKKVLEWAPTPEEAFEWLIYLNNRYSLDGRDPNTYAGIGWCFGNHDRPWTERSVFGTIRYMAASGLKRKFDIDTYVFKIGNLSEE